One Mercurialis annua linkage group LG3, ddMerAnnu1.2, whole genome shotgun sequence DNA window includes the following coding sequences:
- the LOC126671023 gene encoding uncharacterized protein LOC126671023 yields the protein MENIMIKEDIESIDREHGDNLAEFACLGGFSVVQSIAVLERRRRDAVDQLKKLQRDSESWLSEKQKMEEEAGEATGLIQQLRSSVSTKTREISALEARVRTLSEEVESLQSSSGALTKERDDLKKEEGRLRRRLGDSGSFYSQVMTQYRLAIGAKLREQNPGVDLSGVNQLDPASLAKEVKAKLDKQKQDALNKA from the exons atggagaatattatgataaaggaggacattgagtccattgatcgcgagcatggcgataatttggctgagttcgcctgtctcggcggtttttcg gtggtccagtccatcgctgttttggagcgccgccgaagggatgcggtggatcaattgaagaagctccagagagattccgaatcctggctctccgagaaacaaaagatggaggaggaggctggcgaggcgactggtctgatccaacagctgaggtcctccgtatctaccaagactcgggagatttccgctttagaggctcgggttcgaactttgtccgaggaagtcgagtctctacagtcttcttcaggtgctctcactaaggagagggatgatctgaagaaagaagaggggcgtctccgccggcgattgggtgactctgggagcttttattcccaagtcatgactcaataccggttggcgatcggggcaaagctgcgggagcagaatcctggcgtcgatctttctggagtcaatcagttggatcctgcttctttggcgaaggaggtgaaggcgaagcttgataagcagaagcaagacGCTTTGAATaaggcttag